From Acidobacteriaceae bacterium, the proteins below share one genomic window:
- a CDS encoding site-specific integrase: protein MAFVTDKAELKPGLVIFRRGDVEHRMWYCRMKIPKADRYKTISLKTTDVEVARERAFDQDADIRFRLKHDVPVFNHPFREVGREYLLTQEARAQRGEISAARPKKIRAIIEGALDRYVGSTQVHLIGDELWGGYPAWRRVNGAGRLKRNGVREVSDEMAQEFADKEAERRTKTQNSLGIRVLKPIKVEPSEDRTVPFISDSTIRFEMSIFGAVMNFAIKKRYVPASQRYDERPKLKTMRRDEFTLEEYRKLHTVGRKWIAEADKPASTWYRTVTYNMILIACNTGMRPAEMKNLRWRDIMPANDHEGREIVVLFVQGKGKSRKLVAPKSVGDYLERIRSISKATGLEDGVFTTVNGKPAKSLYVSLIADLLDKANLREGTQGVPRSTYCFRHTYATLRLQEGVDVYFLAEQMGTSVQMIEQHYGHVNTIKHADRVLQGMTGWELPHSDDTKAKASKAAETHDKSKKREVSATGRADRSLRSRLSPEPWRRRA from the coding sequence ATGGCATTCGTCACCGACAAAGCGGAACTCAAGCCGGGATTGGTGATCTTCCGGCGTGGCGACGTAGAGCATCGCATGTGGTACTGCCGCATGAAGATTCCGAAGGCAGACCGCTACAAGACCATTTCTCTCAAGACAACCGACGTTGAAGTGGCGCGGGAACGCGCCTTCGACCAGGATGCGGACATCCGGTTCCGCCTGAAGCATGATGTCCCGGTATTTAACCATCCCTTCCGCGAGGTTGGCCGAGAGTATCTGTTGACGCAAGAGGCGCGTGCGCAACGCGGGGAGATCAGTGCGGCGCGTCCAAAAAAGATTCGCGCCATCATCGAAGGAGCCTTGGACAGGTATGTGGGTTCCACCCAGGTTCATTTGATTGGGGATGAGCTATGGGGTGGTTATCCGGCGTGGCGAAGAGTCAACGGAGCGGGACGTCTGAAGCGGAACGGTGTCCGCGAAGTCAGCGATGAGATGGCGCAGGAATTTGCGGATAAGGAAGCGGAGCGCCGCACAAAGACTCAGAACTCTCTTGGTATTCGTGTTTTGAAGCCTATCAAGGTGGAACCGTCCGAGGATCGGACGGTTCCTTTCATCAGTGATTCTACAATCCGCTTCGAGATGTCGATCTTCGGCGCGGTGATGAACTTCGCGATCAAGAAACGGTACGTTCCTGCCAGCCAGCGATACGACGAGCGCCCGAAGCTCAAGACCATGCGGCGGGATGAGTTCACATTGGAGGAGTACCGCAAGCTCCATACGGTCGGCAGGAAATGGATCGCGGAAGCGGACAAGCCTGCGAGTACCTGGTACCGCACCGTCACGTACAACATGATCCTGATTGCCTGCAATACAGGGATGCGGCCAGCAGAGATGAAGAATCTCCGCTGGCGGGACATTATGCCCGCAAACGACCACGAGGGACGCGAGATTGTTGTGCTGTTCGTGCAGGGTAAAGGAAAATCAAGAAAGCTGGTGGCTCCGAAGAGTGTCGGCGATTATCTGGAACGCATCCGCTCGATCTCCAAAGCTACTGGGCTGGAAGATGGGGTATTTACCACTGTGAACGGCAAGCCTGCAAAGAGTCTTTATGTCTCTTTGATTGCCGACCTTTTGGACAAAGCAAACCTGCGCGAAGGCACGCAGGGCGTGCCGAGATCGACCTACTGCTTCCGACATACCTATGCCACGCTGCGATTGCAGGAAGGCGTTGACGTGTACTTCTTGGCTGAGCAGATGGGAACGTCCGTGCAGATGATCGAGCAGCACTATGGCCATGTGAACACGATCAAGCATGCGGACCGCGTGCTACAGGGGATGACAGGATGGGAGCTTCCGCATTCGGACGACACCAAAGCTAAAGCGTCGAAGGCAGCGGAGACCCACGATAAATCAAAGAAAAGAGAGGTCAGCGCCACAGGCCGCGCTGACCGTTCACTCCGTAGCCGTCTTTCGCCGGAGCCGTGGCGGAGGCGGGCGTAG